One Fusobacterium nucleatum genomic window carries:
- a CDS encoding tyrosine-type recombinase/integrase, which produces MEIKKIDEKELVISQRKKRNRDSKKTIFEIYKSEKTVKDYMFHLKDFLHFIYDGENDFSISEVIPLMQDIEKEDVEAYIVHLFEDRKLKKTSVNTILSALKSLYKELESNGLKNPVKYIKLFKVNRNIENVLKVSIDDIRKIIGLYKIDSEKKYRNITILYTLFYTGMRSKELLTLQFKHYLKREDKYFFKLVETKSGKDVYKPIHKSLVKKLEEYRKYLMSMYSLDIKDLDEHYIFSTSILDNSPLSYRSLNAIIQDMGKLIGKDISPHNIRHAIATELSLSGADILEIRDFLGHSDTKVTEVYINARSILEKKVLEKLPEINLDEE; this is translated from the coding sequence ATGGAAATAAAAAAAATTGATGAAAAAGAATTAGTTATTAGCCAAAGAAAAAAAAGAAATAGAGATAGCAAAAAAACTATATTTGAAATATATAAATCAGAAAAGACTGTTAAAGATTATATGTTTCATTTAAAAGATTTTCTTCATTTTATTTATGATGGAGAGAATGATTTTTCTATTTCTGAAGTTATTCCATTGATGCAAGATATTGAAAAAGAAGATGTTGAGGCATATATTGTACATTTGTTTGAAGATAGAAAATTAAAAAAGACTTCTGTAAATACTATCTTATCTGCATTAAAATCTTTGTATAAAGAGCTTGAAAGCAATGGTTTAAAAAATCCAGTTAAATATATAAAACTTTTTAAAGTGAATAGAAATATAGAAAATGTCTTAAAAGTTTCTATTGATGATATAAGAAAAATTATCGGACTTTATAAAATAGATAGTGAAAAAAAATATAGAAATATCACAATATTATATACTCTTTTTTATACAGGAATGAGAAGTAAAGAGCTTTTAACACTTCAATTTAAACATTATTTAAAAAGAGAAGATAAGTATTTCTTCAAATTAGTTGAAACAAAGAGTGGAAAAGATGTATATAAACCTATACATAAATCACTAGTTAAAAAGCTAGAAGAATATAGAAAATACTTAATGAGCATGTATTCATTAGATATTAAGGACTTAGATGAACACTATATTTTTTCAACTTCCATTTTAGATAATTCTCCATTATCTTATCGTTCATTAAATGCAATTATACAAGATATGGGGAAATTGATAGGAAAAGATATTAGTCCTCATAATATAAGACATGCAATAGCGACAGAACTTTCACTTAGTGGAGCAGATATATTGGAAATAAGAGATTTTTTAGGACATTCAGATACAAAAGTTACAGAAGTATATATAAATGCTAGATCAATTTTAGAGAAAAAAGTTTTAGAAAAACTTCCTGAAATAAATTTAGATGAAGAATAA
- a CDS encoding transposase, with the protein MYLTLKQQVKHLSKKEFRNLKYLSHIAKNLTNEAIYNIRQYYFRNKKYLSYNENYKILKNSENYKKLNSNMAQQILKEVDGSFKSFFGLLKLVKNGQYDNKKIKLPKYLAKDGFTTLVIGFVRLKDDMLIIPYSNSFRKTHKEIAIKLPPVLKGKKIKEIRIIPKQYSRYFEIQYTYEVKEIQRELNRENGLGIDLGIDNLCTCVTNTGASFLIDGRKLKSINQYYNKINAKLQSIKDKQKIEHTTLRQKRIARKRNNRIEDYLSKAARIIINYCLNNDIGKIVLGYNEDFQRNSNIGSINNQNFVNIPYGKLRDKLIYLCKLYGIEFKLQEESYTSKASFFDGDEIPIYDKENPQEYIFSGKRIKRGLYQTSVGKLINADCNGALNILRKSKVVDLSILYNRGELNTPKRIRVV; encoded by the coding sequence ATGTATTTAACATTAAAACAACAAGTAAAACATCTTAGTAAAAAAGAGTTTAGAAATTTAAAATATTTATCTCATATAGCCAAGAACTTAACTAATGAAGCTATATATAATATTAGACAATACTATTTTAGAAATAAAAAGTACTTAAGTTATAATGAAAACTATAAAATACTTAAAAATAGTGAAAATTACAAGAAATTAAATTCTAATATGGCTCAACAAATTCTAAAAGAAGTAGATGGAAGTTTCAAATCATTTTTTGGACTTTTAAAACTTGTTAAGAATGGTCAATATGATAATAAAAAAATTAAATTACCTAAATATCTTGCTAAAGATGGATTTACAACTCTTGTTATAGGTTTTGTTAGATTAAAAGATGATATGCTGATTATTCCTTATTCAAATTCATTTAGAAAGACACATAAGGAAATCGCAATAAAACTACCACCAGTATTAAAAGGCAAGAAAATAAAAGAGATCAGAATAATACCTAAACAATATTCTAGGTACTTTGAAATTCAATATACTTATGAAGTAAAAGAAATTCAAAGGGAATTAAATAGAGAAAATGGACTAGGAATAGATTTAGGTATAGACAATCTATGTACTTGTGTTACAAATACTGGAGCTTCATTCCTAATAGATGGTAGAAAATTAAAATCAATAAATCAATACTATAACAAGATAAATGCAAAATTACAAAGTATAAAAGATAAGCAAAAGATTGAGCACACAACATTAAGACAAAAGAGAATAGCTAGAAAGAGAAATAATCGCATAGAAGATTATCTTTCAAAAGCAGCAAGAATAATAATAAATTATTGTCTTAATAATGATATAGGAAAGATAGTTCTAGGATATAATGAGGACTTTCAAAGAAATTCAAATATAGGAAGTATAAATAATCAAAATTTTGTAAATATACCTTATGGGAAATTAAGAGATAAATTAATATATCTATGTAAACTATATGGAATAGAATTTAAACTACAAGAAGAAAGTTATACATCAAAAGCGAGTTTCTTTGATGGAGATGAAATCCCAATATATGATAAAGAAAATCCACAAGAATATATATTCAGTGGAAAAAGAATAAAAAGAGGACTGTATCAAACAAGTGTAGGTAAACTCATAAATGCAGATTGTAATGGCGCATTAAATATTCTAAGAAAAAGTAAAGTTGTGGATTTAAGTATCCTATACAATAGAGGTGAGCTGAACACACCTAAAAGAATAAGGGTAGTGTAA
- a CDS encoding TolC family protein, translating to MKKILTVFLLMTNIVLARDLTLDQAIDLSLNNSKEMRISEKNLDISKLNVSKAFKNALPSVTYTGAYTVGEHERQILTQSERNYVSKKRGYTQNLKLTQPLFTGGVVTAGIKGAKAYENIASYSFLQSKIKNRLDTIKIFSDIINAQRNLEALKYSEGVLLKRYQKQEEQLKLRLITKPDILQTEYSIEDIRAQMINVKNVVDTNMEKLYIRTGISKSDPLNLVPFDIPNNFSEKINLDNDLKQAINESLSAKVAEEQVKVASATRMAAVGDLLPQVSAFASYGTGERTTFERSYRDGEWTGGVQVSWKVFSFGSDLDNYRVAKLQEEQEELRETSTKENIEIDVRSAYLNVLSLEKQIASQAKALEAAKVNFELNQEKYDAGLISTVDYLDFENTYRQARIAYNKVLLDYYYAFETYRSLLI from the coding sequence ATGAAAAAAATATTAACAGTTTTTCTTTTAATGACAAATATTGTCTTAGCTAGAGATTTAACTTTAGATCAAGCAATAGATTTATCATTAAATAACAGTAAAGAAATGAGAATATCTGAGAAAAATTTAGATATTTCAAAATTAAATGTAAGTAAGGCTTTCAAAAATGCTTTACCTTCTGTAACGTATACAGGTGCTTACACAGTTGGAGAACATGAAAGACAAATATTAACTCAAAGTGAAAGAAATTATGTTAGCAAAAAAAGAGGATACACACAAAACTTAAAATTAACTCAGCCTCTTTTTACTGGTGGAGTTGTAACAGCAGGTATAAAAGGTGCAAAAGCTTATGAAAATATAGCAAGTTATTCATTTCTACAAAGTAAAATTAAAAATAGACTAGATACAATAAAAATATTTTCTGATATTATAAATGCTCAAAGAAATTTAGAGGCTTTAAAATATTCAGAAGGAGTTTTATTAAAAAGATACCAAAAACAAGAAGAACAATTAAAATTGAGACTTATAACTAAACCTGATATTCTTCAAACAGAATACTCAATAGAAGATATAAGAGCTCAAATGATAAATGTAAAAAATGTTGTAGATACTAATATGGAAAAATTATATATAAGAACAGGAATTAGTAAATCTGATCCTTTAAATTTAGTTCCTTTTGATATTCCTAATAACTTTTCTGAAAAAATAAACTTAGATAATGACTTAAAACAAGCTATAAATGAAAGTTTATCAGCTAAAGTTGCTGAAGAACAAGTAAAAGTTGCCTCAGCAACTAGAATGGCAGCTGTTGGAGATTTACTACCTCAAGTAAGTGCTTTTGCTTCTTATGGAACTGGTGAAAGAACAACATTTGAAAGAAGTTATAGAGATGGAGAATGGACAGGTGGAGTTCAAGTATCTTGGAAAGTTTTTTCTTTTGGTAGTGATTTAGATAATTATAGAGTTGCAAAACTTCAAGAAGAACAAGAAGAATTAAGAGAGACTTCTACAAAAGAAAATATTGAGATAGATGTAAGAAGTGCTTATCTTAATGTATTAAGTTTAGAAAAACAAATAGCTTCTCAAGCAAAAGCTTTGGAGGCGGCAAAAGTTAATTTTGAACTTAACCAAGAAAAATATGATGCTGGACTTATCTCAACAGTTGATTATTTAGATTTTGAAAATACATATAGACAAGCTAGAATAGCATATAATAAAGTCTTACTTGATTATTACTATGCTTTTGAAACATATAGATCTTTGTTAATATAA
- a CDS encoding metallophosphoesterase has product MIYFTADIHFYHENIINHTKRPFKNADEMNKKIIANWNNIVKANDEVYILGDVTLKGASNANTVLSQLKGKKYLIKGNHDHFVEEKNFNSYIFEWVKDYYELEYESNFFVLFHYPLEEWNKFYRGAYQLHGHQHNNSLYNYENLQKGLRKYDVGVDANNFKPVSIDEIIKFFEMIKEVI; this is encoded by the coding sequence ATGATATATTTTACAGCAGATATTCATTTCTATCATGAAAATATTATAAATCACACTAAAAGACCCTTTAAAAATGCTGATGAAATGAATAAAAAAATTATAGCTAATTGGAATAATATTGTTAAGGCTAATGATGAAGTATATATACTTGGAGATGTTACATTAAAAGGAGCAAGTAATGCAAATACTGTATTATCTCAATTAAAAGGTAAGAAATATTTAATTAAAGGTAATCATGACCATTTTGTAGAAGAAAAAAACTTTAATTCATATATATTTGAATGGGTCAAAGATTATTATGAGCTAGAATATGAAAGTAATTTCTTTGTATTATTTCATTATCCATTAGAAGAATGGAATAAGTTTTATAGGGGTGCTTATCAATTGCATGGTCATCAACATAATAATTCTCTATATAACTATGAAAATTTACAAAAAGGTTTAAGAAAATATGATGTTGGAGTTGATGCTAATAATTTCAAACCAGTCAGTATAGATGAAATCATTAAATTTTTTGAAATGATAAAAGAAGTTATATAA
- the tnpA gene encoding IS200/IS605 family transposase has protein sequence MDKSSLAHTKWNCKYHIVFTPKYRRQAIYGKIKKDIGVILRKLCGFKGVEIIEASACVDHIHMLVSIPPKIAVSIFMGYLKGKSLLMIFDRYANLKYKYGNRTFWCRGYYVDTVGRNKERIAQYIKNQIEEDKIMD, from the coding sequence ATGGACAAAAGTAGTTTAGCACATACAAAGTGGAATTGTAAATATCATATAGTATTTACACCAAAATATAGAAGACAAGCGATATATGGAAAAATAAAAAAAGATATAGGAGTAATATTAAGAAAACTTTGTGGATTTAAAGGAGTAGAAATAATAGAAGCAAGTGCATGTGTAGACCATATACATATGTTAGTGAGCATACCACCAAAGATAGCAGTATCAATATTTATGGGATATTTAAAGGGAAAAAGTTTATTAATGATATTTGATAGGTATGCGAACTTAAAATATAAATATGGGAATAGAACTTTTTGGTGCAGAGGTTATTATGTAGATACAGTGGGAAGAAATAAGGAAAGGATAGCTCAATACATAAAGAACCAAATAGAAGAAGATAAAATAATGGATTAA
- a CDS encoding efflux RND transporter periplasmic adaptor subunit, translated as MKKILTIFLVASLLLVACGKDKEEEKKDTKQEVVATEEQQAVKTVEVAAVTKREMSKLFESSAVWEPLAKVDFSTDKGATVEKIYKKNGEYVKKGEVIVKLSDAQTEADFLQAKANYQSATSNYNISRNNYQKFKTLYDKQLISYLEFSNYEATFTSAQGNLEVAKAAYMNAQNSYSKLVARAEISGVVGNLFIKEGNDIAAKEVLFTILNDKQMQSYVGITPEAISKVKIGDEINVRIDALAKEYKAKITELNPIADSTTKNFKVKLALDNPDEEIKDGMFGNVIIPVGESSVLSIEDEAIVTRDLVNYVFKYEDGKAKQVEVTVGATNLPYTEISSPEIKEGDKIIVKGLFGLQNNDKVEIKNEVK; from the coding sequence ATGAAAAAAATACTAACAATATTTCTTGTAGCTAGTTTATTATTAGTTGCTTGTGGAAAAGATAAAGAAGAAGAAAAAAAAGATACTAAACAAGAAGTTGTAGCAACAGAAGAACAACAAGCGGTAAAAACTGTTGAAGTTGCAGCTGTAACAAAAAGAGAAATGTCTAAACTTTTTGAATCAAGTGCTGTTTGGGAACCATTAGCGAAAGTTGACTTTTCAACAGATAAAGGAGCAACAGTAGAAAAAATTTACAAAAAAAATGGTGAGTATGTAAAAAAAGGTGAAGTGATTGTAAAATTATCAGATGCTCAAACGGAAGCTGACTTTTTACAAGCTAAGGCAAATTATCAATCTGCAACTTCAAATTATAATATATCAAGAAATAATTATCAAAAATTTAAGACACTTTATGATAAACAATTAATTTCTTATCTAGAATTTTCTAACTATGAAGCAACATTTACAAGTGCACAAGGAAATTTAGAAGTTGCTAAGGCTGCATATATGAATGCTCAAAATAGTTATTCAAAACTTGTTGCAAGAGCTGAAATAAGTGGAGTTGTTGGTAATTTATTTATAAAAGAGGGAAATGATATCGCAGCAAAAGAAGTTTTATTTACAATTTTAAATGATAAACAAATGCAATCTTATGTAGGTATCACCCCTGAAGCAATTTCTAAGGTGAAAATTGGTGATGAAATTAACGTAAGAATTGATGCTTTAGCTAAAGAATACAAAGCTAAAATTACTGAATTAAACCCTATTGCAGATAGTACAACAAAAAACTTTAAAGTAAAGTTAGCTCTTGATAATCCTGATGAAGAAATTAAAGATGGTATGTTTGGAAATGTTATTATTCCAGTTGGAGAATCTTCTGTTTTAAGTATAGAGGATGAAGCGATAGTTACAAGAGATTTAGTAAACTATGTATTCAAATATGAAGATGGAAAAGCAAAACAAGTTGAAGTAACAGTAGGAGCAACAAACCTACCATATACAGAAATTTCATCTCCTGAAATAAAAGAAGGTGACAAAATAATTGTTAAAGGCCTATTTGGTCTTCAAAATAATGATAAAGTTGAAATTAAAAATGAGGTGAAATAA
- a CDS encoding efflux RND transporter permease subunit has product MSLAGISIRRPVATTMVMVSFIFIGLLAMFSMKKELIPNIKIPVVTITTTWNGAVSEDVETQVTKKIKDSLSNVEAIDKIQTVSAYGVSTVVVNFDYGVDTDEKVTQIQREVSKITNNLPSDAKTPLVRKVEAAGGNMTAIIAFNADSKTALTTFIKEQLKPRLESLPGIGQVDIFGNPEKQLQIQVDSDKLASYNLSPMELYNIVRTSVATYPIGKLSTGNKDMIIRFMGELDYIDQYKNILISSDGNTLRLKDVADIVLTTEDADNVGYLNGKESVVVLLQKSSDGDTITLNNAAFKAIEEMKPYMPAGTEYSIEMDASENINSSISNVSSSAVQGLVLATIILFAFLKSFRTTILISLALPVAIVFTFAFLAMRGTTLNLISLMGLSIGVGMLTDNSVVVVDNIYRHITELNSPVMEASENATEEVTFSVIASALTTIVVFLPILFIPGLAREFFRDMSYAIIFSNLAAIIVAITMIPMLASRFLNRKSMKSEDGRLFKKVKAFYLKVINKAISHKGLTVLIMVILFFFSIFVGPKFLKFEFMPKQDEGKYALTAELQNGTDLAKAERIAKELEEIIKSDPHTQSYLMLVSTSRISINANVGKKNTRDESVFTIMDDIRNKASKVLDARISMTNQFSGGQSQKDVEFLLQGSNQDEIKKLGKQLLEKLQSYNGMVDISSTLDPGIIELRVNIDRDKIASYGISPTVVAQTISYYMLGGDKANTATLKTDTEEIDVLVRLPKDKRNDINTLSSLNIKVGDNKFVKLSDVATLQYAEGTSEIRKKNGIYTVTISGNDGGVGLGKIQSKIIEEFNNLNPPSTISYSWGGQTENMQKTMGQLSFALSISIFLIYALLASQFESFIMPIIIIGSIPLALIGVIWGLVVLGQPIDIMVMIGVILLAGVVVNNAIVLIDFIKTMRTRGHDREYSVIYSCETRLRPILMTTMTTVFGMIPMALGLGEGSEFYRGMAITVIFGLSFSTILTLVLIPILYTMVDDFSNKLITKIKIISRKSKKKGEKS; this is encoded by the coding sequence ATGTCATTAGCAGGAATCTCAATACGTAGACCTGTTGCAACAACAATGGTAATGGTATCATTTATTTTCATAGGGCTATTAGCTATGTTTTCTATGAAAAAAGAATTAATACCTAATATAAAAATTCCAGTTGTAACTATTACCACCACTTGGAATGGTGCGGTCAGTGAAGATGTGGAAACTCAGGTTACAAAAAAAATTAAAGATAGTCTTTCTAATGTTGAAGCTATTGATAAAATACAAACAGTATCTGCTTATGGAGTTTCTACTGTAGTAGTAAACTTTGACTATGGAGTTGATACTGATGAAAAAGTTACTCAAATTCAAAGAGAAGTTTCAAAAATAACAAATAATTTACCTAGTGATGCAAAGACTCCACTAGTTAGAAAAGTTGAAGCTGCTGGTGGAAATATGACAGCAATTATAGCTTTTAATGCTGATAGTAAAACTGCTCTTACAACCTTTATTAAAGAACAATTAAAACCAAGACTTGAAAGTTTACCTGGTATTGGACAAGTTGATATTTTTGGAAACCCTGAAAAACAATTACAAATTCAAGTTGATAGTGATAAATTAGCTTCATATAACTTATCACCTATGGAGCTATATAATATTGTGAGAACATCAGTTGCAACATACCCTATTGGTAAATTATCAACTGGTAATAAAGATATGATTATTAGATTTATGGGAGAATTAGACTACATAGATCAATATAAAAATATCTTAATTAGCTCAGATGGAAATACATTAAGATTAAAAGATGTTGCAGATATTGTATTAACAACAGAAGATGCAGATAATGTAGGATATCTTAATGGAAAAGAATCAGTTGTAGTTTTATTACAAAAATCTTCTGATGGAGATACTATAACTCTGAATAATGCAGCTTTTAAAGCCATAGAAGAAATGAAACCATATATGCCAGCAGGTACTGAATATAGTATAGAAATGGATGCTTCTGAAAATATTAATAGTTCAATTTCAAATGTTTCAAGTTCAGCTGTACAAGGACTAGTACTAGCTACTATAATTTTGTTTGCTTTCTTAAAAAGTTTTAGAACAACTATATTAATTTCATTAGCACTTCCTGTTGCAATAGTATTTACTTTTGCATTCTTAGCTATGAGAGGTACAACACTTAACTTAATTTCACTTATGGGACTTTCAATAGGTGTTGGTATGCTTACAGATAACTCAGTTGTTGTTGTGGATAATATTTATCGTCATATAACAGAATTAAATTCTCCTGTTATGGAAGCTTCTGAAAATGCTACTGAAGAAGTTACTTTTTCTGTTATAGCTTCTGCATTAACAACTATAGTAGTATTTCTTCCAATATTATTTATTCCAGGGCTTGCAAGAGAATTTTTTAGAGATATGTCTTATGCAATCATCTTCTCAAACTTGGCTGCAATTATAGTTGCCATAACTATGATACCTATGTTAGCAAGTAGATTTTTAAATAGAAAATCAATGAAATCTGAAGATGGTAGATTATTTAAAAAAGTAAAAGCATTTTATTTAAAAGTTATTAATAAGGCTATTTCTCACAAAGGATTGACAGTTCTTATTATGGTAATTTTATTTTTCTTTAGTATTTTTGTAGGGCCAAAATTCTTAAAATTTGAATTTATGCCTAAACAAGATGAAGGAAAATATGCATTGACAGCAGAACTACAAAATGGTACTGATTTAGCCAAAGCAGAAAGAATAGCAAAAGAATTAGAAGAAATTATTAAAAGTGATCCTCATACTCAAAGTTATTTAATGTTAGTAAGTACATCTAGAATTTCTATAAATGCTAATGTTGGTAAAAAGAATACAAGAGATGAAAGTGTATTTACAATTATGGATGACATAAGAAACAAAGCTTCTAAAGTTTTAGATGCAAGAATATCTATGACTAACCAATTCTCTGGTGGACAAAGTCAAAAAGATGTTGAATTTTTATTACAAGGTTCTAACCAAGATGAAATTAAAAAACTTGGTAAACAACTATTAGAAAAATTACAAAGTTATAATGGAATGGTTGATATATCTTCAACTCTTGATCCAGGAATTATAGAATTAAGAGTAAATATAGATAGAGATAAGATAGCAAGTTATGGTATTAGCCCTACTGTTGTTGCTCAAACAATAAGTTACTATATGTTAGGAGGAGATAAAGCTAATACTGCAACACTAAAAACTGACACAGAAGAAATAGATGTATTAGTTAGACTTCCTAAAGATAAAAGAAATGATATAAATACTTTATCCTCTTTAAATATTAAGGTTGGAGATAATAAATTTGTTAAATTATCTGATGTTGCAACTTTACAATATGCAGAAGGAACTTCTGAAATAAGAAAGAAAAATGGTATTTATACTGTTACTATCTCTGGTAATGATGGTGGAGTTGGTTTAGGAAAAATCCAATCTAAGATAATTGAAGAGTTTAATAATTTAAATCCTCCTTCAACTATTTCATATAGTTGGGGCGGACAAACAGAAAATATGCAAAAGACAATGGGGCAATTATCATTTGCATTATCAATCTCAATTTTCTTAATCTATGCTTTACTTGCTTCACAATTTGAAAGTTTTATAATGCCAATTATAATAATAGGTTCTATCCCATTAGCATTAATTGGAGTTATTTGGGGACTTGTTGTATTAGGACAACCAATAGATATAATGGTTATGATAGGGGTTATCCTACTTGCTGGGGTTGTTGTTAACAATGCCATTGTACTTATAGACTTTATAAAAACTATGAGGACAAGAGGGCATGATAGAGAATATTCTGTTATTTATTCTTGTGAAACAAGACTAAGACCTATACTTATGACTACTATGACAACAGTATTTGGTATGATACCTATGGCATTAGGTCTAGGAGAAGGTTCAGAATTTTATAGAGGTATGGCTATCACAGTAATATTTGGATTATCATTCTCAACAATTTTAACATTGGTATTAATTCCTATTTTATACACTATGGTTGATGATTTTAGTAATAAATTAATAACTAAAATTAAAATTATTTCTCGTAAATCTAAAAAGAAGGGGGAAAAATCATGA
- a CDS encoding IS1634 family transposase — translation MFLEKRKVGNNIYLMLVKNNVYFKNGVKKAKKDLVASFGNIANYDNGDPNFFEKLRDNFKKGIALIPELEKYIQPNETFNEISLEDLNQYSEKNVGYLILNNLFNLLGISQVITLEKSRKNINYDILGLLRLLVFTRFLNPDSKIKSFEQKDDFLFPITSSKNYYEIYKVLDILNRKQEAITSAINSNIEKYIDRNASLTYYDVTNYYFEIDKSDEDNQNKKGLRKIGVSKENRKSPIIQMGMFLDENSIPIAYNLFPGNTLDTQTLRPAMKKYIDKYQFKDILIVADRGMISGSNEMHILEEGNDYLFAKSIRKSKKEIKDWVLDEADYISNEVGTFKAKSKIIEIQTKDENGIIHKTKEKILAYWSKDFYQKELNEKQNFIETLEKYAKAPSTIPNSRKRGLDKYIITTQINKKTGEILKTKEIREVDLDKLEKENKLIGYYILATSRLEMSDDEMLSTYKGLTKIENCFRILKTNLETRPVYVRTEEHINAHFLICFIALTMMRILQHRVSINIEKNKKIKVWDEGMSSHKIQEALKEFKCLNIDNYCVFRKNKNENIEILLRALGMENNFKVQDIETLKKNMKFTLSNISR, via the coding sequence ATGTTTTTAGAAAAAAGAAAAGTTGGTAATAATATTTATCTTATGCTTGTTAAAAATAATGTATACTTCAAAAATGGTGTAAAAAAAGCTAAAAAGGATTTAGTTGCTTCTTTTGGTAATATAGCTAATTATGATAATGGTGATCCCAATTTCTTTGAAAAACTAAGAGATAACTTTAAAAAAGGTATTGCGCTAATTCCTGAATTAGAAAAATATATTCAACCTAATGAAACATTTAATGAAATATCTTTAGAAGATTTGAATCAATATTCTGAAAAAAATGTCGGTTACTTAATTCTTAATAATCTTTTTAATCTACTTGGTATTTCTCAAGTTATTACTTTAGAAAAATCTAGAAAAAATATTAATTATGATATCTTAGGTTTGCTTAGACTTCTTGTTTTTACTAGATTTCTTAATCCTGATAGTAAAATTAAATCTTTTGAACAAAAAGATGATTTCCTTTTTCCTATTACTTCTTCTAAAAACTATTATGAAATATATAAAGTCTTAGATATATTAAACAGAAAGCAAGAAGCTATTACTAGTGCTATTAATTCTAATATAGAAAAATACATTGATAGAAATGCTTCTTTGACATATTATGATGTAACTAATTATTACTTTGAAATAGATAAATCTGATGAAGATAATCAAAATAAAAAAGGTTTAAGGAAAATCGGTGTTTCTAAAGAAAATAGAAAAAGTCCTATTATTCAAATGGGAATGTTTTTGGATGAAAATTCTATACCTATTGCATATAATCTTTTTCCTGGTAATACACTTGATACTCAAACTTTGAGACCTGCTATGAAAAAATATATTGATAAGTATCAATTTAAAGATATTTTAATTGTTGCTGACAGAGGAATGATATCTGGAAGTAATGAAATGCATATTTTAGAAGAAGGTAATGATTACCTCTTCGCAAAAAGTATAAGAAAATCTAAAAAAGAAATTAAAGACTGGGTATTAGATGAAGCAGATTACATCTCTAATGAAGTGGGAACCTTTAAAGCAAAATCTAAAATTATTGAGATTCAGACAAAAGATGAAAATGGAATTATTCATAAAACTAAAGAAAAAATCTTAGCTTATTGGAGTAAAGATTTCTATCAGAAAGAATTAAATGAAAAACAAAACTTTATTGAAACTTTAGAAAAATATGCTAAAGCTCCTTCAACAATACCAAATAGTAGAAAAAGAGGACTAGATAAGTATATAATAACAACTCAGATTAATAAGAAAACAGGTGAAATTCTTAAAACTAAGGAAATAAGAGAAGTTGATTTAGATAAGTTAGAAAAAGAAAATAAATTAATAGGATATTACATTTTAGCTACATCGCGCTTAGAAATGTCAGATGATGAAATGTTATCAACATATAAAGGACTAACAAAAATAGAAAATTGTTTTAGAATTTTAAAAACAAATTTGGAAACAAGACCAGTTTATGTAAGAACAGAAGAACATATAAATGCACATTTTTTAATATGTTTTATTGCATTAACAATGATGAGAATATTACAACATAGAGTATCAATAAATATAGAAAAAAATAAAAAGATAAAAGTGTGGGATGAAGGAATGAGTTCACATAAAATACAAGAAGCATTAAAAGAATTTAAATGCTTAAATATAGATAATTACTGTGTGTTTAGAAAAAATAAGAATGAAAATATAGAAATACTTTTAAGAGCACTAGGAATGGAAAATAATTTTAAAGTTCAAGATATAGAAACATTAAAAAAGAATATGAAATTTACACTATCAAATATATCAAGGTAA